Proteins encoded within one genomic window of Hemiscyllium ocellatum isolate sHemOce1 chromosome 1, sHemOce1.pat.X.cur, whole genome shotgun sequence:
- the LOC132807769 gene encoding putative nuclease HARBI1, producing the protein MGIGFSASLALHLIEEDQEEQERAARDVRWHRRRTVRSRRYPTHRVYRPRQSYLGMTEEQCLQQLSLSREAVTELCHLLNEDLQAQSTISTALPVAVKVTTALNFYAVGSFQASTGNICSVSQFAVHRSITEVTHALFSRADNFISFPIDEQHQQQRATHFFRVAGFPKVQGVIGCMCVAIRAPVHDAMAYMNHKGFYSINVQLVSDHQHRIMQVNAHFPGSSHSAFILRQSSVPALFEGEGSLEGWLLGDKEYPVQPWLMTPLRHPRTEAEHRYNEAHSKTRITVERTIGILKQRFRCLDRSRGALQYSPHKVSRMIIACCILHNFALQRGLTMEEEQNEESMVEQESESDDEESVERTTVQQGRLMRQALILDAFE; encoded by the coding sequence ATGGGAATTGGATTTAGTGCTTCGCTTGCATTGCACTTGATAGAGGAGGACCAGGAAGAACAAGAGAGGGCAGCTCGTGATGTAAGATGGCACAGACGACGAACAGTTAGATCCCGCCGATACCCAACACACCGGGTGTATCGTCCCAGGCAAAGTTACTTGGGAATGACTGAGGAACAGTGTCTTCAGCAGCTCAGCCTTAGCCGGGAGGCTGTGACAGAATTATGTCATCTATTGAATGAGGATCTGCAAGCTCAATCTACTATCAGTACAGCACTGCCAGTGGCTGTGAAAGTCACTACAGCCCTGAACTTCTATGCTGTCGGGTCATTTCAGGCAAGCACTGGTAACATTTGCAGTGTCAGTCAGTTTGCTGTACACAGATCCATCACAGAAGTTACACATGCGTTATTCTCCAGGGCTGacaatttcatttcttttcctatAGATGAACAACATCAACAGCAAAGGGCAACACATTTCTTCAGGGTTGCTGGCTTTCCAAAAGTACAGGGTGTCATTGGTTGCATGTGTGTTGCTATTCGGGCACCTGTGCATGATGCAATGGCCTATATGAATCATAAAGGCTTTTACTCCATCAATGTGCAGTTGGTTAGTGATCATCAGCACAGAATTATGCAGGTTAATGCCCACTTCCCAGGAAGCTCACATAGTGCATTTATTTTAAGGCAATCCTCAGTGCCAGCGTTATTTGAAGGAGAAGGAAGCCTGGAAGGTTGGCTGCTGGGTGACAAAGAATACCCGGTCCAACCTTGGCTGATGACCCCTTTGAGACATCCAAGAACAGAAGCAGAGCATAGGTACAATGAAGCACATTCAAAAACAAGGATTACTGTTGAACGTACAATTGGGATTCTGAAGCAGCGCTTTCGATGCCTCGATCGTTCAAGAGGTGCCTTACAGTACAGTCCCCACAAGGTCTCAAGAATGATCATTGCCTGTTGTATTTTGCACAATTTTGCTCTCCAAAGAGGCCTCACAATGGAGGAAGAACAGAATGAAGAATCTATGGTAGAGCAAGAGTCTGAAAGTGATGATGAAGAATCAGTTGAAAGAACAACAGTCCAACAGGGAAGATTGATGCGTCAGGCACTAATACTTGATGCCTTTGAGTAA